The following is a genomic window from Clostridium fungisolvens.
CTTCAGAAGTAATCTTTAAAAATGAGTCTACTAACTCTTTACTACTGTTAGCTATTATATAATATATACTTTTGAAAGTTATAATGCCTAATATCATTTTTAGTCGAACTGGTACATTCTTAATAGTTCAATATATGCAATATAGAAATGTACATCCTTCACTTTTGTTGTATTTCCATATACGCAAATTCGCATTTTATGAAAGATTGCTTATGGAATCAAATCAATTGTACTGATTTTTGCGATTTACCCTATTGATTTGAGATTTACTTTTTTATATAAAGAGCTGTGAACTAATTATTTAGCTCACAGCTCTTTAGTCTTCATTTTTTAAATTACTATTTATCTATCCTTACATATACATTAACTCCATGTCAGTTTCTCTAAAGTAATATGGCTACGATACCAAGCATCATTTTCTAAAAGCTCTTCAGGAGAACCTACATTTTTAACTCTGCTATGTTCCAATATAACCACTGTATCACATGCAATTATAGAGGATAAACGATGAGATATGGACAATATCGTATGTGCCTCACTTGCCTTTTGAAGTACTGACACTATTTTCTCTTCTGTAATTGAATCAAGATTAGCTGTAATTTCATCCAGCAGAAGTACAGGTGGATTGGTTACAATAGCCCTAGCTATGGACAAAAGCTGTTTTTGACCTTGCGAAAAAAAGGTATCACTAGTTACTTTAGTATCCATTCCATTTTCCAAGGCTGACACATATTCTGCAAGACCTACAAAGTCCAAAGCTTTTTCTATTTGCTCTCTCGTAATACTTTCATCTTGAATACTTATTTGTTCTGCTACTGTCCCCTTTATTATATGAAAGCTTTGATCAACATAACCGAAAATTTTGCGTTTTTCAGAGTTTTTTATATCATAAACATCGACACCATTTATTGTAATACTTCCTTTTGTTGGTTTTAAAAGACCCATTATAAGTTTAAATAATGTGGTTTTCCCTACTCCTGTTCTTCCTACAAATGTAACCTTTTCGTTTGGTTTCAAATTAAGGTTAATATTTTGAAGAACATCACTGCCTTCTTCGTATTGAAATGTGATGTCGTTAAAGGATATTCTTACATCTTCTCGGTTTGGAATGATGTCTTCCAGCTTTAGTTCATCTTTTTTTAGGTCATCCTCTGGTTCCCCATAAAAATCATTTACTCTTTTAATACCTGATACTGCCTGCTGGATGTTTTGAAGCTCCATTCCAAGATTCTCAATTGGTGCAAACAAGTTAGATATTAATTCAATTGATGCTGCAACCATCCCCAGGGATATACCAAGAAAGTTCAGATGCTTAGATGACAGTACTACAATAAAGGCTATAACAAAAGCACGGGTAAGCTGAATCAATGGGGAATATACAGAATCATAAAAATTTACCGTCTCTACTGTTTTGTAATTATCAAGCAAATACTTCTTATAATTATCTTCCATATAACCTTCTTTGCTGTAGGATTTTATCATTTGTATATTTTTTAAGCTTTCTGAAATATGATTATTTACCCTACCGATAAGTATTCGATTTTCAATCTGTGCTTTAAGCATTCTTTTTTGAAAAAG
Proteins encoded in this region:
- a CDS encoding ABC transporter ATP-binding protein — its product is MENSLIKRSIVKVIKDNIWTSIILVIAVCGVVVTSLIPPQILKYIVDHNLVPKDSDKLFSFAFAYIGVLVFIGIFDFVKEAFLTVLGQKITKEIRIEMMEKLEMINANFFSSNSSGVVVSRFINDVDAINSLFTSGIIGMMVDCFKLIGIVISIWMFSSKLGITILLLLPAIYGITRLFQKRMLKAQIENRILIGRVNNHISESLKNIQMIKSYSKEGYMEDNYKKYLLDNYKTVETVNFYDSVYSPLIQLTRAFVIAFIVVLSSKHLNFLGISLGMVAASIELISNLFAPIENLGMELQNIQQAVSGIKRVNDFYGEPEDDLKKDELKLEDIIPNREDVRISFNDITFQYEEGSDVLQNINLNLKPNEKVTFVGRTGVGKTTLFKLIMGLLKPTKGSITINGVDVYDIKNSEKRKIFGYVDQSFHIIKGTVAEQISIQDESITREQIEKALDFVGLAEYVSALENGMDTKVTSDTFFSQGQKQLLSIARAIVTNPPVLLLDEITANLDSITEEKIVSVLQKASEAHTILSISHRLSSIIACDTVVILEHSRVKNVGSPEELLENDAWYRSHITLEKLTWS